AAAGCCCGCCGACAGCGCCGCCATGCGGCCGAGGTCGCCGCCCTGCTTGCCGTTCTGCGACGAGGTCGACCAGACGATGTCGTCGACGGTCGCGGTGTCGAGATTATTGCGGTCGCGGATCGCCGCGAGCACCGTCGCGGCGAGATGCTGCGGGTGCAGGTGCGACAATGCGCCCTTGCCGGGCTTGCCGACCCCGCGGGGGGTGCGAACGGCGTCGATGATATAGGCCTCGGCCATGATGAAATCCTTTCGTGGAAGAGCTTCGAAGATCGTAAGTTGAATGAAAAGCGGTTCGTCGGGTTGCTCAGCGAGGGGCCATGCGGATCGCGCCGTCGAGGCGCACCGCCTGGCCGTTGAAATAGGTGTTGCGGACCATCTCCATCGCGAGGCTCGCATATTCCTCGGCCTTGCCGAGGCGCTTGGGGAAGGGGACCGAGGCTTCGAGGCTTTCCTTCACCTTCGGGTTCATGTTGTTGAGGAGCGGCGTGCCGAACACGCCCGGCATGATCGAATTGACACGGATGCCGAGGTCCATCAGGTCGCGCGCCATAGGCAGGACGAGGCCGTTCACGCCGGCCTTGGCCGAGCCATAAATGACCTGCCCGATCTGGCCGTCCTGCGCCGCGACCGAGGCGGTCAGCACGATCGCGCCGCGTTCCCCGTCTTCCATTTCGGGAAGGGTCGCCATGCCTTCGGCCGAGATCGACGCGACGCGGTAGCTAGCGGTCAATATGCCCTCGACGCCAAAGGCGTAATCGGCGGTGGGCGTCCGGCGATAGCCGCCGCTTTCCTTGTCATAAGCGAGCGTCTTGCCGCGGCGCGAGGTCATCGCACAATGAACGCAGACGCGCTCCTGCCCATGTGCGGCGCGCGCCTTGGCATAGCCGTCGAGCACCGACTGTTCGTCGGTGATGTCGACATGGACGAACAGTCCGCCGATCGACGCCGCGACCTCCTCGCCGAGCGCGTCGTTGATGTCGAAGATCGTCACCTTCACGCCCGCTGCGGCAAGCGCTTCGGCGGTCGCTCTACCGAGCCCCGATGCGCCGCCCGTAACGACGGCTGAAACAGTGGAATCAATCTTCATTGGGGAGGCTCCTCAAGCGGGAATCTGATTGAACGGGATGCCCTTGTCGGGGCGATGGTCCTGCGGCAGGCCGAGAATCTTCTCGGCTATGGTGTTGAGCAATGTTTCGTCGGAGCCGCCCGCGATGCGCCCGGTCGGCGCGTTGATCCAGCTCGATGCCCAATCCTCTTTCTGCGACGCATGTTCGTCGAAGAGAAATGCGTCGCTGCCCTGAAGGTCGAGCGCCAGTTCGGACAGCTTCTGCCGCGAACGCACCGCCACCAGCTTGTTCAGAGACCCTTCGGCCCCCGGCATCATGCCCGCCTGCATCATCAGCCGCGCGCGAACATTGATCGAATCGAGCCCCGATCGCATCGCATAGTTGCGCGCAATCTGCTGCCTTATGCGCCCGTCCTCGATCGCTCGCCGGCCATTCAGTCGAACATCTTTCGCCAGTTGGACGAACAGGTCGAGATGCGGCCCGAACCCCGCGCTGTCGGTCGCGACATAACGTTCGATCATCAGCGTCGCGATCGCGACCGCAAAGCCGCCGCCGACCGGCGACATGCGATGCTCGTCGTTGATCTTCACATCGTCGAAGAAGACCTCGTTGACGTGGCTGTCACCGCCGGCGAGCTTGATCGGCCGCACCGTGACGCCGGGCGCCTTCATATCGACCCAGAAATAGGTGAGGCCCTTGTGCTTCGCGACGGTCGGATCGGTGCGGACGACGATGACGCCATAGTCGCTGTAATGCGCCCAACTCGTCCAAACCTTCTGCCCGTTGATCTTCCACCCGTTGCCGTCGGGCTCGGCCTTGGTGCGCAGGCCCGCAAGGTCCGATCCGCCCGACGGTTCGGAAAAGAGCTGGCACCAGATTTCCTCGCCCTGCAGCGCTTTCAGCACGCGCTCTTTGACGAACGCCTTGTCGCTGCCGAACTGCATCAGCACCGGCACGGGCATGCCGAGCGAGATGCCGAAATAGAAGCTCGGGAAGCCGTGCTTCATTTCCTCGGCGTCGAAGGTCACCTTTTCGAGATGGCTGAGCCCCTGACCGCCATATTCGGTCGGCCAGTTGATTCCTGCATAGCCCGCGTCGAACTTCGCCTTCTGATACCGACGGCCGAGCGCCAGGTCGTCGGCTTCGGACAAGCCCTTGCGCGCATCGCGGCCAAAGGTCGGCGCGACCGATTGCAACCAGGCCGCCGCCTTGGCGCGATAGGTTTCGAGATCGCTCATGCCGCTCCTCCCGCAAGCTGGTCGACAAGGACATCTTCCCAGAACAGGCTGCTGCCCTGTTCGATCGCGAGACTGCGCGCGCGGCGCATGTGAAGGTGCAGCCCGATCTCCCACGTCACGCCGATGCCGCCATGGATCTGGATGCAGTCGCGGGCGGCGGTGTCATAGGCCTCGGTCGCTGACAGCCGCGCGGCCGCGGCGGCGGTAATGAAATCGGCGGCGCCCTCGCGCGCTGCGGCATGGATGCAGTTCGCGCGCGCCAGTTCGACGAGGCCGTACAGTTCGGCGATGCGATGCTTGACCGACTGGAATGCACCGATCGGCTGGCCGAACGCCTTGCGCGTCACGGCATAGTCGCGCGCGATTTCCATCAGCACTTCGGCGCCGCCGGTCTGTTCGTGCGCGGTGACGACGGCTTGCAACGCCAATATATGAAGCGCCGCGTCGCGTGCCGCGCTACCGACCGCGAGCGCCTCAGCCGGCGCACCTGAAAAGCCGAGATCGGCGATCAGGCGGCTGTTGTCGAAGCTCGGGACGGCGGAACGCTGCGCGCCGGCGAGTTCGACCAGTGCGAGCACCGGCGCGTCGGACCCGTTCGCAAAAACGATGGCGACATCGGCAGCGAGTCCGCCCGAAACGCCACGCACTGTGCCGTCGAGCCTGTCGCCGGTAAAGGTCGCATCGGAGCGAACGGGAAGGGCGTCGGGGCCGGACGCGAAAGCAATGGCGCCGATGGTTTCCCCGCTCGCCAGTCCCGGCAGCCAGCGCGCCTTTTGTGTGTCGGAACCGTAAAGCTCGATCGCCTTGGCCGCGCCGAAGCTCGACGTCAGGAACGGCGCGCCGCTGATGCTGCGCCCCGCCTGATGCGCGATCAGCCCCAGTTCGATCAGCCCGAGCCCCAGGCCGCCCTCGGCTTCGGGAAGCGCGAGCGCGGTCCAGCCCTGTTCCTTCGCGGTGTCCCAGAAGGGGCGATGATATTCGCCGACAGTTTCGAGGAGCGGCAACAGCGCATCCTTGTCAACCCGCGCCTCCAATACGCGCCGCGACTCGGTCGCGATCGCCTGCTGGCCTTCGTCGTAGAGGATGGTCATGCCTGCACCTGTCCTTCTCCCATGATCTCGTTACCGCCAATGAACCGGACGTTGACGTAAACGTCAAGTATTTTGACGCTACGCTTTTCGCGGTGCAACTGACGACCGTGTCAGGCGAGGCCGGCTTTCCAGTCGCGGCGGATTTTCTTGGCAAGGCTCCATTTGTGGACTTCGGTCGGGCCGTCATAGATGCGAAAGGCGCGAACCTCCCGGAACACCTGCTCGACGATCGTCTTGTCGGTAACGCCCGTGCCGCCCATCACCTGCACGCAGCGGTCGGCGATGCGCATCAGGGCTTCGGACACAGCGACCTTCGCCATCGAGCTTTCGACCGTACCAAGCGATCCGGTGTCGAGCACCGAAGCGCACCAGTCGATCATCAGTTCGGCCTGTTTCAGGTCGATCATATTCTCGGCAAGCATGAAGCCGACGCCTTCATGCTCGATCAGCGGCTTGCCGAACGCTTCGCGGCGGTTCGCATAATCGGTCGCGATCTCGTGCGCGCGAATACACGCGCCGAGCCAGCGCATGCAGTGGGACAGGCGGGCAGGGGAGAGGCGGACCTGCGCATAGCGAAATCCTTCACCGGCCTCGCCCAGCATCTGGTCGGCGGGTACGCGCAGATTGTCGATCGTCAGCGTCGCATGGCCGCCGGGCATCGAGCTGTCGATCGTGTTCGGCACATCGTCGATGCGGATCGCGGGGTCGGGCAGGTCGACGAGGAACATGCACGCGCCCTGTTCGGACTTTGCCATCACGATGCCGACACGCGCGCCCTGCGCCCCGGTGATGAAGGTCTTGCGGCCGTTGACGACCCAGTGATTGCCGTCGAGGTGGCACGTCGTCTTCATCATCGACGGGTCGGACCCCGCGCCGCCCTCTTCGGCAGGCTCGGTCATAAAGAAGGCCGACCGGACCTCGCCCGCAACCATCGGCTTCAGGAAGCGCTCCTTCAGTTCGGGGCTGCCTTCCTTGCCGAGCAAGTACATATTGCCTTCGTCAGGCGCCATGGTGTTGCACGCGAGCGGGCCGAGCGGCGACAGGCCGCTCTTGATCAGCACAACCGCTGTCTCGCGCTGGTTCAAATGATCGCCGTCGCCCAGGATATGGGGGGTGAGCACGCCCGCGGCCCGCGCATGCTCACGCATTTCCATGACCAGATCGTCGGTCGGCGCACCATGGTGGTCGCGGCGCGGGTCGGTTTCATACGGAACGACGATTTCGCGGACGAACGCTTCGACCTTCGCCGCAATCGCCAATGCCCGATCCGATACGCCTTCGCTCGCCGCCATTCCGATTCCCTTCATTGTCTATGTAACACTCCCTCAACCGGACGTTGACGTAAGCGTCAAGTTAATTCATGTGCGAAGGCGACAATGCCGTAAGGGCAACATTATTGCGGAAGGACTGGTCATGGCTTTCAAGACACGCATTACCGAGATGCTGGGCATCGAGCATCCAATCGTTCAGGGTGGGATGCAGAGCGTCGGCTACGCCGAACTTGCCGCTGCCGTGTCGAATGCCGGGGGGCTCGGCATATTGACCGCGCTCACCCAGCCGACGCCCGCGGCGCTCAGCGCCGAAATCGAGCGGTGCCGCGCGATGACCGACAAGCCCTTCGGTGTGAATATGACCGTGTTTCCGACGATCAATGCGCCCGACTACAAGGCCTATGCGCAGGCGATCATCGATGGCGGGGTCAAGATCGTCGAGACCGCAGGGACCCCCGCAGTGCGCGAAATCTGGGAGATGCTGAAACCCCACGGCATCACGATTCTCCACAAATGCACGGCGGTACGCCATGCGCTGTCGGCCGAGCGCGCGGGTTGCGACATCATCTCGATCGACGGCTTCGAATGCGCGGGCCACCCGGGCGAGGACGATATCCCTGGCCTGATCCTGATTCCGGCAGCGGCCGACAAGGTGAAAATTCCGATGCTCGCCTCGGGCGGGTTTGGTGACGGCCGCGGGCTTGTCGCGGCGCTGACGCTCGGTGCCGAGGGGATCAACATGGGCACGCGTTTCTGCGCGACTGTCGAAGCACCGATCCATGACAATGTGAAGCAGGCCTATATCGACAATGACGAGCGCGGCAGCTTCCTCATTTTCCGCAGCCTCAAGAACACGGCGCGCGTCGGCAAGAGCGCAGTGAGCGAAGAGGTTGTGCGTCGTCTCGCGGTGCCCGACGCCACCTTCGCCGACGTCGCCGAACTGGTGAACGGCAAGGCCGGCCGCGAATTGCTCGAAAGCGGCGACCTTTCGAAGGGCGTCTTCTGGGCTGGCATGGTGCAGGGACTGATCCACGACATCCCGACCTGCAAGGAACTCATCGACCGTATCATCGCGGACGCCGACGCGATTATCGACCAGCGCCTCGCATCGATGCGCGCATAATTCTCCCGCCACGCTGGCGCGCCGCGTCGGCTTTCGATATGGTCCGATTCATCGCAATTCGGTCACATCGAACGCCGTCGGCGCCAGCTCGCCGGCGCGGCAAGGGGGATTTTTGAGCCTCATCGAATATAAGGGTTTCGGCGGCGTTCCGCTGTCGGCCGACATGCTCGGCGACGAAAACGACCCGCCGGTCCTTCTGATCCCCGAAATCGGCCAAAGCCGGGCGGCTTGGCGCGACGTCGCCGAGGCGCTGGTGCTGTCGGGCCGTCGCGTCGTCAATCTCGACCTGCGGGATGCGGATCAGCTTGCGCCGCATATCGAGGATCTGCGCGCGGTGCTCGCGCAAATGGGCTCGCGCCCGGTGGTCGTCGCCGCTGGCAACGGCGGATGGATTGCAACACGCGCGCTGGCGATCGACGGCACGCATCTTGCGGCCGGACTGGTCCTCGTCGACATGCCGGTCGATGAAGAGGCCATCGCCGATGGCCTCGCCGCCCGATTGGCCCTGCCGGCGCTCGTCGTACGCGGTGGCTTTTCGCCGGCGCAATCGGGAACGGCCAGCGACGCATTCAACGCCGCGCTGCCGATCGGTCAGATTGCCGATATCAACGAATGCGACCTCGAGCTGGCATCGGACCGAAAGGAAGCCTTGCTCGGCCAGCTTCTCGAATTTCTGGAGCTGCGCCAGCCGCGCGATGCGATGGAGTTCAAGGCGGGATCGGACCCGCGCACGCTCCGCGACGCGATGGGCTGCTTCGCGACCGGCATCACGATCGTCACCGCACTCGACGCTGCGGGAAGCCCCGTCGGCCTCACCGCAAACAGCTTCACCTCGGTCTCGCTCGACCCGCCGCTTTTGCTCGTGTGCATCGCCAATACGGCCGGAACCGCGCCCGCCCTGCGTGAAGCAGGGCATTTCGGCGTGAATGTCCTGCAGATCGGCCAGCAGCCGACATCGAACCGCTTCGCCGCAAAGGGCGAGGACCGCTTCGCCAATCAGCCGTGGGCCCCAGGACAGACCGGCGTGCCGCTGCTCGGCAGTTCGCTCGTCTCGTTCGAGTGCGAGCGCGAATCGCTGCACGAAGCGGGCGATCATTTCATCCTCATCGGCCGCGTCGTGCGCGCGCAGTTCGAACCGCATCGCGATCCGTTGCTCTATTTTCGGGGGAAGTACCGGCGGCTGCATTTCGCCTGATGGCGGACAGGGTGGGATTCGAACCCACGGTGAGCTTGCACCCACGGCGGTTTTCAAGACCGCTGCCTTAAACCACTCGGCCACCTGTCCGCACGGCGCCGCCATAGCGCGTGATGACCTTGCGGCAAGCGAAACCTTACCGACTCGCCCCGTCGCGCGAATGAGTCGCTTTGTCCCGGCAAAGCCTAGCCAAGCGGCTCGCATCTGTGCGACACACGCCTTATGGTGGGGACATGATGCAAGCTATACGTTTCAGAATCGGACGCCTTTTCAACTTCGCGGCGGCTTTCCTGTCGGCCTGGATGCTCACAGCTTCGGCACCGCTCCACGCGCAGAGCGCCGACGGCAGCTTCGACAGCTATGTCCAGTCGCTGTGGCCGAAAGCGCAGTCACGCGGCGTATCGCGCACCACATTCGACCGCGTGACCGCCGGGCTGACGTATAATCCGCGCGTCGTCGCGCTCGATCGCGACAATCTGGGTAGTCCGCCGAACCCGAATACGCCGATTCCCGCATTCGCACCGTATAAGGCGAAGCATGTCGATGCCGCGCGCATCGGTGGCGGCCGCCGCGTCCACGACCGGCTGCTCCCTTTGCTGTCGCGTATCGAGGCGCGTACCGGCGTGCCGACCAGCATCATGATCGCCATTTACGGCCACGAAACCGCTTACGGCCAGGTCACGGGCAATTTCGACCTGCCCGAAGCGCTGGCGACGCTTGCCTATGAGGGCCGTCGTCGCACCTTGTTCGAGCCCGAACTCATCGCGACGATGGTGATGGTCGAACGCGGCGTGCCGCGTAGCGCGCTCAAAGGCAGTTGGGCCGGCGCGTTCGGCTATCCGCAATTCCTGCCGTCCGTCTATCTGCAGGTGGCCGAGGACGGCGACGGCGACGGCGTCGCGCGCATCTGGTCGAGCGAGGCAGATGCTATCGAATCGATCGGCGCCTATTTGCGCCGTGCCGGCTGGCGTGCAGGCCAGCCGTGGGGGGTGGCCGTGACGGTTCCCGCTGGCTTCAACCGCGGCGCGGTCGCGAACCGCCTGACCCCGACGCGCTGCCCGCGCGTTTTCGACCGCCACAGCCGCTGGCGCTCGATGTCCGAATGGCGCGCCGTGGGGATTCAGCCGGTCAATGGCCGCTGGCCCGATGGCAATGTTCAGGCGACATTGCTTGAACCTGACGGCCCCGGTCGGACAGCCTATTTGCTGACCGGTAACTATCGTGCGATATTGGACTATAATTGTTCTAATTTTTACGCATTGTCTGTGGGGTTGCTGGCGGATGAAATCGATCGTTAGAGGCGGGGGCCTGTTGGCCGGGGCGATGTTGATGCTCGCCGGCTGTGGGAGTGTTGGCGGCAAGCGCGAAGGCGGCCCGATCGCAAGTCCGACGCCGACGACCGCCGCGAACGGCGTTTCAGATGTCCCGGTCAAGCTCGGCGATCCCTATATGATCGGCGGCGTCACTTACACGCCCGCCGATATCCCCGATTATGACGACGTCGGCTATGCGAGCTGGTACGGCGAGGAACTTGGCGGCAAACCGACCGCCAATGGCGAGACGTTCGATCCTGCGGCGATCAGTGCGGCGCACAAGACGCTGCCGTTGCCAAGCTATGTCGAAGTCACCGCACTCGACACCGGTCGGACGATTCTCGTGCGCGTCAACGATCGTGGGCCGATGGCGAGCGACCGGCTGATCGACCTTTCGCGCGGCGCCGCCGAGCAGCTCGGCCTCACCGACGGCCTCTCCACCGTCCGCGTCCGCCGCACAAACCCACCCGCCGCCGAGCGCGCGCAGCTCCGCTCGGGCAAAGCTGTTCCCGAACGCATCGCCACCCCTGAATCGCTGCTGGCGATCCTGCGTAACAAGGCGAAGGCGCTGCCCACACCGAAATCAGCAATCGCGCCCGTCACGGCGCAGCCCGCCGCGCCGGTCGCGTCAGGCACCGCGAAGCCGGGCGACGACCGATTTGTCGTTGAGGGCCCTGAGACGACCAAGGCGGCGCCCAAACCCGCCGCCGCGAAGCCTACTGCCCCCGCAAAGCCCGCGCCTGCTGCCGGGGCCTATGTGATTCAGGTCGGTGCTTTCAGCACCGAAAGCCGTGCCAGTGCCGCTGCGAAATCGGTTGGAGGGCATGTCACGAAGGCTGGAAATTTGTGGAGAGTCCGTGTCGGCCCCTTTGCCAGTGACGCTGAAGCGCGTGGCGCGCTCGGCAGCGTAAAGGCCAAGGGCTTTCGCGACGCAGTCGTCCAGCGCGATCGCTGACGACCGGGCGCGTGAGGACGTCGGTATCCATCCTTGCAAAGAGCGGCGCTGCGGCGCTGGCGATGTGCGCTCTGACATTGGCTTTTCCGGCGGCATCGGCGGGCGATGCCCGACCAAAATCCGCGCCGGTCAGCCGTCCACTTTACGTCACCCAAGCGCCGATCGTGATGCTCAAGGATCTCGATTCGGGCGCCATTCTCTTCTCGCGCGGCGCCGACAAACGTTTCGCACCGGCCTCGATGGCCAAGGTGATGACCGCCTATGTCGTGCTCGACCTGATCCGGAAGGGCGAGCTGTCGCGTGACAAGCAGTTCACCGTCAGCGAAGCGACCTGGAAGAAGTGGAACGGCAGCACCGGCGGCTCGACGATGTTCCTCCGCCCGAACGAAAAGGTTTCGGTCGACGAGTTGCTGAAGGGACTGATTACCGTTTCGGGCAATGATGCCGCCGCAGTGCTCGCGGTCGGGATCGACGGAAGCGAAGACGCATTCGTCAAGCGAATGAATGCAGTAGCGGCCAAAATCGGGATGGCGTCGAGCCGGTTCGGGACGCCGAGTGGCTGGCCCGACGGTGGCATCACCAAGGTAAGCGCCGCCGACTTGATCACGCTTGCCGACCGATTGATTCGCGATCACCCCGATGGCTACAGCCGCTATTTCTCATTGCCGAAACTCCAGCACGGCAAATCGCCCGACGGGAAACCGATCGTCCAGCCGAACCGCAACCCCATTCTCGGGCGCTTCGCGGGGGCCGACGGGTTGAAAACGGGTCACACCGCCGAGGCCGGTTATTGCTTCCTCGGCTCGGCAAAACGAAACGGGCGCCGTCTCATCATGGTCGTGGCGGGCATGAGCAGCGAAAAGGCTCGGCGCGACGAGGCTGAGCGGCTGATGAAATGGGGTTTCGACGAATGGGAGGGAAGGGAGCTTGTCCCCGCCGGCGCGAGTCTCGGTCACATCGACGTCAAAAAGGGAGTGATTCCGGCGGTTCGCACCGAGGCCAGCATCGCCGTGCGGATGACGGTTCCCAAGGGCTATAGCGGCGGCTATCGCGCGGTCATGCGTTCCCAGACTCCACTTGTCGCGCCCGTCACACGCGGGACGCCGGTTGCCGAACTCGTCGTCACACCCGATGGTCTGCCCCCGCAAACGACGCCGCTGATCGCCGCCGCCGACGTGGACGAGGGTGGCTGGTGGGCGCGCGCGCGGACGGGATTCTACCGGCTGACCGGGCTGTGACCGGGCGCTTCATCACGCTCGAAGGCGGCGAGGGCGTCGGAAAATCGACCCAGATCCGCGCTCTTGCCGATGCGTTGGCGGCGCGCGGTATCGAGGCCGTCGCGACGCGCGAGCCCGGCGGCAGCGCCGGAGCCGAAGCGATCCGCGCCCTGCTCATGGAAGGAAGCGACGACCGCTGGGATGCGCGCAGCGAAGCGTTGCTGTTCGCCGCAGCGCGCGCCGACCATGTCGCACGCACCATCCGCCCGGCGCTCGATCGCGGCGCATGGGTGCTCTGCGACCGTTTCGTCGATTCGAGCCGTGCCTATCAGGGCGGCGGCGGCGGGATCACCGACGCCGACCTCCTGACACTGCACGGTTTCGGCTCGATGGGCTTGTTGCCCGACCGCACTTTCCTGCTCACCGTCAGCGCCGACGAAGCCGCGCGGCGGCTGACCGAACGCGGCGGCAGCGACCGGATGGGCAACAAGCCCGCGGACTATCAGGCACGGCTCGCCGCGCGTTTTGTCGAGATGGCCGAGGCCGAGCCGGCGCGATGGCGGATCGTCGATGCCGACGCTGTTGCGGCGGACGTCACCGAAGCCATCCTCGCCGACCTCGCGGAATGGCTATGATGATCGGCCATCAGGACGCCGAGAAGGCCTTTCTTGAGGCGTGGCAGGGCGGCCGTCTTCATCACGCCTGGCTTCTCGCAGGGCCGCAGGGGATGGGAAAGGGCGCCTTTTCCGAGCGCGTCGCGCGTTTTCTGGTGACCCACGGACGGGCTGGTGACGGGCAGGCTGTGTTGCTCGACGACCGCGGGGACGACGCGGCGGCACGCCTTGTAGACGCGGGGAACCACCCCGAAATCCTTCGGCTCGCGCGGCAGCCGAAGGACAAGGCAAAGGAGCTCGCACGCAATATCACGATTGAACAGGTCCGGCAGATGATCCGCCGGCTGCATCTGTCGCTGTCGCTCGGCGAGTGGCGAGTCATCATCGTCGATGCGGTCGATGATCTGGAAACCGACGGTGCCAACGCGCTGCTCAAGACGCTCGAAGAACCACCCGCAAAGACCTTGTTCCTGCTCGTCAGCCATTCGCCGGGACGTCTGCTGCCGACAATCCGGTCGCGGTGCAGAATGATGCGTTTTCAACCGGTTGACCGTGACGCCATGACTGCGTGGCTGCGCGAGTTGCGGCCCATGCTCGACATTGCCGAGGTGCGGGCGATCGTCACTGCATCGGGCGGCGTGCCCGGCAAGGCGCTCGCGCTGATCGACAGCGATGTCGCGGCAATGGAAAAGAAGCTGCTCTCCATTGCGGCTGGTGGAGATCCCGGGAACCGGCTGCGCGAGGCGCTTGCCCGCGAAGTTGCCGGGACCAGCAATCGCGCCCGGCTCGAACTGGTCATCGACATCGTTCCGGGATTGTTGGCGCGACTGGCGCGCGAACGTCCGATTGCAGAGATTGCGCCCGTTCTTGCGCAATGGGACCGTATTCAACGCACCGTCCGCGACGCGATCCGCGGCTCTTACGACGGCGCGATGGTCGGGTTCGAAATCGGAAACTGCCTTGCCGAATTGGCGCCGCGAGAGGCGCCGGCGCAACGCTGACGCTTTCCCTTACGCGCACCAGCGGCTAAGGCGCGCGCATGTCCGAAAACAAAGCCCCCTTCTACATCACCACCGCGATCAGCTATCCCAATGGCCGCCCGCATATCGGTCACGCCTATGAAGCGATTGCGACAGACGTCATGGCGCGTTTCCAGCGCGCGCGCGGCCGCGACGTGCGGCTGACGACCGGCACTGACGAACATGGCCTGAAAATGTATCAGACGGCGCGCGACCAAGGGCGGCCGACGATCGACCTTGCCGATGAAATGTCGGGATATTTCCGTGACATGTACGCCAGGCTGAATATCAGCTTCGATCACTTCATGCGCACATCCGATCCGGCGCACCATGCGGCGTCGCAGGCGCTATGGCGCGCGATGGAGGCCAATGGCGATCTCTATCTCGACCGCTACGAAGGATGGTATTCGGTGCGCGACGAGGCCTTTTACGACGAAAGCGAACTCGTCGAAGGGGGAGGGAATGCCAAGCTCTCTCCGCAGGGCACGCCGGTCGAATGGACCGTCGAGGAAAGCTGGTTCTTCCGCTTGTCGAACTATCAGGACAAGCTCCTTGCGCTCTACAACGACAATCCCGATTTCATCCGCCCCGAAAGTCGTCGCAACGAGGTGCTGCGCTTCGTCGAGGGCGGGCTCAAGGATCTCAGCGTTTCGCGCACCAGCTTCGACTGGGGCGTGTCCGTGCCGGGCTCGCCGGGCCATGTGATGTATGTCTGGGTCGATGCGCTCAATACCTATATGTCCGCGCTCGGCTTCCCCGATCGCGAGGGAGAGTGGGGTAAGTTCTGGCCCGCCGATATCCATATGATCGGCAAGGATATCGTTCGTTTTCATACCGTTTACTGGCCGGCTTTCCTGATGAGCGCGAACCTGCCGCTCCCAAGACAGGTGTTCGGCCA
This DNA window, taken from Sphingopyxis sp. YR583, encodes the following:
- a CDS encoding septal ring lytic transglycosylase RlpA family protein, with protein sequence MLMLAGCGSVGGKREGGPIASPTPTTAANGVSDVPVKLGDPYMIGGVTYTPADIPDYDDVGYASWYGEELGGKPTANGETFDPAAISAAHKTLPLPSYVEVTALDTGRTILVRVNDRGPMASDRLIDLSRGAAEQLGLTDGLSTVRVRRTNPPAAERAQLRSGKAVPERIATPESLLAILRNKAKALPTPKSAIAPVTAQPAAPVASGTAKPGDDRFVVEGPETTKAAPKPAAAKPTAPAKPAPAAGAYVIQVGAFSTESRASAAAKSVGGHVTKAGNLWRVRVGPFASDAEARGALGSVKAKGFRDAVVQRDR
- a CDS encoding D-alanyl-D-alanine carboxypeptidase family protein, with protein sequence MRTSVSILAKSGAAALAMCALTLAFPAASAGDARPKSAPVSRPLYVTQAPIVMLKDLDSGAILFSRGADKRFAPASMAKVMTAYVVLDLIRKGELSRDKQFTVSEATWKKWNGSTGGSTMFLRPNEKVSVDELLKGLITVSGNDAAAVLAVGIDGSEDAFVKRMNAVAAKIGMASSRFGTPSGWPDGGITKVSAADLITLADRLIRDHPDGYSRYFSLPKLQHGKSPDGKPIVQPNRNPILGRFAGADGLKTGHTAEAGYCFLGSAKRNGRRLIMVVAGMSSEKARRDEAERLMKWGFDEWEGRELVPAGASLGHIDVKKGVIPAVRTEASIAVRMTVPKGYSGGYRAVMRSQTPLVAPVTRGTPVAELVVTPDGLPPQTTPLIAAADVDEGGWWARARTGFYRLTGL
- the tmk gene encoding dTMP kinase, with protein sequence MTGRFITLEGGEGVGKSTQIRALADALAARGIEAVATREPGGSAGAEAIRALLMEGSDDRWDARSEALLFAAARADHVARTIRPALDRGAWVLCDRFVDSSRAYQGGGGGITDADLLTLHGFGSMGLLPDRTFLLTVSADEAARRLTERGGSDRMGNKPADYQARLAARFVEMAEAEPARWRIVDADAVAADVTEAILADLAEWL
- a CDS encoding DNA polymerase III subunit delta', whose amino-acid sequence is MAMMIGHQDAEKAFLEAWQGGRLHHAWLLAGPQGMGKGAFSERVARFLVTHGRAGDGQAVLLDDRGDDAAARLVDAGNHPEILRLARQPKDKAKELARNITIEQVRQMIRRLHLSLSLGEWRVIIVDAVDDLETDGANALLKTLEEPPAKTLFLLVSHSPGRLLPTIRSRCRMMRFQPVDRDAMTAWLRELRPMLDIAEVRAIVTASGGVPGKALALIDSDVAAMEKKLLSIAAGGDPGNRLREALAREVAGTSNRARLELVIDIVPGLLARLARERPIAEIAPVLAQWDRIQRTVRDAIRGSYDGAMVGFEIGNCLAELAPREAPAQR
- the metG gene encoding methionine--tRNA ligase, with the protein product MSENKAPFYITTAISYPNGRPHIGHAYEAIATDVMARFQRARGRDVRLTTGTDEHGLKMYQTARDQGRPTIDLADEMSGYFRDMYARLNISFDHFMRTSDPAHHAASQALWRAMEANGDLYLDRYEGWYSVRDEAFYDESELVEGGGNAKLSPQGTPVEWTVEESWFFRLSNYQDKLLALYNDNPDFIRPESRRNEVLRFVEGGLKDLSVSRTSFDWGVSVPGSPGHVMYVWVDALNTYMSALGFPDREGEWGKFWPADIHMIGKDIVRFHTVYWPAFLMSANLPLPRQVFGHGFLLNRGEKMSKSLGNVVDPMELAERFGVDALRYYLLREVSFGQDGSYSAEAIVRTANADLANSFGNLAQRSLSMIFKNLDGKISADYSPAQDDADLLADLTAMATERLPREFEQLAFSVGIEDWIRAVFACNQYVDTQAPWALRKTDPERMRAVLMTLFQAVRMLAIAIRPVVPAAADTLLDQMGIAEDARDFAALADENWFAKLAASGFIVGQPVPIFPRLELPEGEGDGEA